One stretch of Verrucomicrobiia bacterium DNA includes these proteins:
- a CDS encoding DUF2703 domain-containing protein has translation MKKLPIVWQRLVTPDGRTCERCGTTQKEMERAVEKLSLALAPLGIRPVLETRAIDEKTFKANPAESNRIWMGGRPMEEWLEGKAGASPCCSVCGESECRTVEVEETVFEAIPENLILKAGLLAASSLIEPATRETPPSQTANSGRAGRDK, from the coding sequence ATGAAAAAACTGCCGATTGTCTGGCAACGATTGGTGACGCCGGATGGAAGGACCTGTGAACGCTGCGGCACGACGCAAAAGGAGATGGAACGGGCCGTAGAGAAACTTTCGCTTGCGCTTGCCCCGCTGGGAATTCGCCCGGTTCTGGAAACGCGGGCAATCGATGAAAAAACGTTCAAGGCCAATCCCGCGGAGTCCAACCGCATTTGGATGGGGGGACGGCCGATGGAGGAGTGGCTGGAGGGAAAGGCCGGCGCCAGCCCCTGCTGCTCGGTTTGCGGAGAGTCCGAGTGCCGGACGGTCGAAGTGGAGGAGACCGTGTTCGAGGCCATTCCGGAGAATCTTATTCTCAAGGCCGGGCTTCTGGCCGCATCCAGTTTGATTGAGCCCGCCACCCGGGAAACGCCCCCATCACAGACCGCCAACAGCGGCCGCGCCGGAAGAGATAAATGA
- a CDS encoding DinB family protein, whose protein sequence is MTKAYRKGGVGAMMDEYERAGGELKNVVGRATVEQYERIVDPDTKDPDCRSIQTIITHVVRAGYGYADYIRGAFGIPSQTPKEHLRGSPNGPGGSGVMVARQEAAGKIDGFLRYTAGTLEGKWEMTDEEIQNTKMTVRWGPTYDLEQLLEHAIVHILRHRRQIERFLERMG, encoded by the coding sequence ATGACAAAAGCTTACCGTAAAGGCGGGGTGGGGGCGATGATGGATGAGTACGAACGGGCGGGGGGGGAATTAAAAAACGTGGTGGGAAGAGCCACGGTGGAGCAATATGAGCGCATCGTCGACCCCGACACCAAAGACCCCGACTGCCGCTCCATCCAAACCATCATCACCCACGTGGTGCGGGCCGGATACGGCTATGCGGACTACATCCGGGGGGCGTTCGGCATTCCCTCCCAAACCCCCAAAGAACACTTGCGCGGGTCGCCAAATGGACCTGGCGGGTCGGGTGTAATGGTTGCCCGGCAGGAAGCGGCGGGGAAAATCGACGGCTTTCTGCGCTACACGGCGGGAACGCTCGAAGGGAAGTGGGAGATGACGGATGAGGAGATACAGAACACAAAAATGACCGTACGCTGGGGCCCGACCTACGATTTGGAACAGCTTTTGGAACACGCCATCGTCCATATTTTGCGGCATCGAAGGCAGATAGAAAGATTCTTGGAAAGGATGGGTTAA
- a CDS encoding sigma-54 dependent transcriptional regulator, producing the protein MENARLLVVDDEESMCKFMQIFLSKEGYDVTATADPSEAVSKIEKEDYDLVIADLMMPEMSGLELLARAKGIDPGLNFIVMTAFASVDSAIEALKKGASDYVTKPFKVDEIKIAIQKTLEQKKIVRENATLKRQLKKEFQFDNFIGSSPQILEMKKLADRVAATDSTVLIRGESGTGKELVARAIHNHSLRSGKPFVSINCAALPETLLESELFGHTRGAFTGAVKEKDGLFKVADGGTFLLDEVGETSPAIQVKLLRVLEEKEITPLGATKPVHVDVRLIAATNADLEQDVKSGKFRADLYYRLHVIPILIPPLRERKEDIKLLANHFLKRLSEREKAKLKGITEPALKMLVSYGWPGNVRELENVIEQAYLLCKKEQLDVEDFPERVRAGNVPQLVEQNHPGTPTLEEVEKAYIFWTLEKTGWQKTKAAQILGIDASTLYRKIERYQFKDK; encoded by the coding sequence ATGGAAAACGCCCGGCTATTGGTGGTGGATGATGAAGAATCGATGTGCAAGTTCATGCAAATCTTCCTTTCCAAGGAAGGATACGACGTCACCGCCACCGCCGATCCAAGCGAAGCCGTTTCGAAAATAGAAAAAGAGGACTACGATCTGGTCATCGCCGATTTGATGATGCCGGAGATGTCCGGGCTGGAGCTTCTGGCCCGTGCCAAGGGAATCGACCCGGGGCTCAACTTCATCGTGATGACCGCCTTTGCCTCGGTCGATTCCGCAATCGAGGCGTTGAAAAAGGGGGCCTCGGACTACGTCACCAAGCCGTTCAAGGTGGATGAAATTAAAATCGCCATCCAAAAAACGCTCGAACAGAAAAAAATCGTCCGTGAAAACGCCACTTTAAAGCGGCAGCTCAAAAAGGAATTCCAGTTCGACAATTTCATCGGCTCCTCACCGCAAATTTTGGAAATGAAAAAGCTGGCCGACCGGGTGGCGGCCACCGATTCCACCGTTTTGATCCGCGGCGAGTCCGGCACCGGCAAGGAGCTGGTGGCGCGGGCCATCCACAACCACAGTTTGCGCTCCGGCAAGCCGTTTGTTTCCATCAACTGCGCGGCCCTGCCGGAAACGCTTTTGGAATCGGAGCTTTTCGGCCATACCCGGGGGGCTTTTACCGGCGCCGTCAAGGAAAAAGACGGTCTTTTCAAGGTTGCGGACGGGGGCACGTTTCTTTTGGACGAGGTGGGGGAGACCTCGCCCGCGATTCAAGTCAAGCTCCTGCGGGTTCTGGAGGAAAAGGAAATCACTCCGCTCGGCGCCACCAAGCCGGTGCATGTGGATGTCCGGCTGATCGCCGCCACCAACGCGGACTTGGAACAGGATGTGAAATCCGGAAAGTTCCGGGCCGATTTGTATTACCGGCTGCACGTCATTCCCATTCTCATTCCCCCCCTGCGGGAGCGGAAGGAGGATATCAAGCTTCTGGCCAACCATTTCTTGAAACGGCTTTCGGAGCGGGAAAAAGCGAAGCTGAAGGGAATTACCGAGCCGGCCCTGAAGATGCTCGTGTCGTACGGATGGCCGGGAAACGTGCGGGAACTGGAAAACGTCATCGAACAGGCTTATCTGCTCTGCAAAAAAGAGCAGTTGGACGTGGAGGATTTCCCCGAACGGGTGCGGGCCGGAAATGTGCCGCAACTGGTCGAACAGAACCATCCTGGAACGCCGACTTTGGAGGAAGTGGAGAAGGCGTACATCTTTTGGACTTTGGAAAAGACCGGCTGGCAGAAAACCAAGGCGGCGCAGATTCTGGGAATCGACGCCTCCACGCTATACCGCAAAATCGAGCGGTACCAGTTCAAGGACAAATGA
- a CDS encoding VOC family protein, which yields MLKFAIPVLHISNSIKAEEFYCGRLGFKQEFAVRPDEKRTDPCYMGISRDGVWLHLSSFSGDGVAGGVANIYVDDVDALHREFKAKTVPIDSGPVDQTWGTREMYVKDADGNCLRFVQEGKRG from the coding sequence ATGCTCAAATTCGCCATCCCGGTTTTGCATATCTCCAATTCCATTAAGGCGGAGGAATTTTATTGCGGGCGGCTCGGTTTCAAGCAGGAATTTGCCGTCCGGCCGGATGAGAAAAGAACGGACCCCTGCTATATGGGAATTTCGCGGGACGGCGTCTGGCTGCATCTTTCCTCCTTCTCCGGCGACGGGGTTGCCGGCGGCGTAGCGAATATCTACGTCGACGACGTGGATGCGCTCCATAGGGAATTCAAGGCCAAAACTGTCCCGATTGACTCCGGGCCGGTGGATCAAACCTGGGGGACGCGGGAAATGTACGTCAAGGACGCGGACGGGAATTGTTTGCGGTTCGTGCAGGAAGGGAAGAGGGGATGA
- a CDS encoding NIPSNAP family protein: MKKTVEIRAYNLKPGRREEFHRLVLEKSMPMLKRWKVDVVDFGPSLHDGDSYYLIRAYQGLEDRQKSQDAFYGSEEWRKGPRNAIVGLIENHTTVVVEMEEAVVDALRRKT, from the coding sequence ATGAAGAAAACGGTCGAAATCCGCGCCTATAATCTCAAACCCGGCAGGCGGGAGGAGTTTCACCGGCTCGTTCTGGAAAAATCGATGCCGATGCTCAAACGCTGGAAGGTGGATGTAGTCGACTTCGGTCCTTCGCTTCACGATGGCGATTCCTACTATCTGATTCGCGCTTATCAAGGTTTGGAAGACCGGCAGAAAAGCCAGGATGCCTTTTACGGCAGCGAGGAGTGGCGCAAAGGCCCGCGGAATGCGATTGTGGGGCTGATTGAAAACCATACCACCGTGGTTGTCGAAATGGAAGAGGCGGTGGTCGATGCTCTGCGGAGAAAAACGTAG
- a CDS encoding histidine kinase dimerization/phospho-acceptor domain-containing protein, giving the protein MSETGFRKKFEILKTLTLAKGEFEPLAKRILGEVAELLELEALSLHINFLGEKEIVIESGQRQALSALAELEKEVLAGLRKNYGVEGFHLSLKREGARAVFGVPVSGSFGPLGLLEGLDKKERNFAGDEEFLSALGIQFALTFERTLSQKQKEAAIAHSGARPVAPLEPGAFLFWARNFLKKESFNLVGFLFDEEKTFREFFLSAGASTAEEQSHSELDPHSAFGKLWGKGEVQLLSRLGTAEARFRAAGSKSALIIPVKTGGKFGGLFYLGSSVAIEEGQKTAVLEKLAAVLLGAENVLSYLEIRRAVMALSLSQSEEIKKERLAAIIETAIAVSHEVNNPLTAVIGNAQLVRLRTKDLPPDVEEKLKIIEEAAGRIQEVTAALMRITEPATLEYTPGVKMLDIFGSGQKEPKE; this is encoded by the coding sequence ATGTCGGAGACCGGGTTTAGAAAAAAGTTTGAAATCCTAAAAACGCTTACCTTGGCCAAGGGGGAGTTCGAGCCGCTCGCCAAGCGGATTTTGGGGGAGGTTGCCGAACTTTTAGAGCTGGAAGCGCTCTCGTTGCACATCAATTTCCTGGGGGAAAAGGAAATCGTTATCGAATCCGGGCAAAGACAGGCGCTTTCGGCCTTGGCCGAACTGGAAAAGGAAGTGCTGGCCGGGCTGCGAAAAAACTACGGAGTGGAGGGGTTTCATCTTTCGCTCAAGCGGGAAGGAGCCCGCGCGGTTTTCGGGGTGCCGGTTTCCGGCAGTTTCGGCCCGCTCGGGTTGCTCGAAGGGCTGGATAAAAAGGAGCGGAATTTTGCCGGGGATGAGGAGTTTCTCTCCGCCCTCGGCATCCAATTCGCCCTGACCTTCGAGCGGACGCTTTCGCAAAAACAGAAAGAAGCGGCAATCGCACATTCGGGTGCGAGGCCGGTCGCCCCCCTGGAACCGGGAGCGTTTCTTTTCTGGGCGCGGAATTTTTTAAAAAAAGAGAGCTTCAACCTCGTCGGGTTTTTGTTCGATGAGGAAAAAACCTTCCGCGAATTTTTCCTCTCCGCCGGAGCTTCCACCGCCGAGGAACAAAGCCATTCGGAACTGGACCCGCATTCCGCCTTCGGCAAACTCTGGGGGAAGGGGGAGGTTCAACTTTTGTCCCGATTGGGGACGGCGGAGGCACGCTTCAGGGCGGCCGGCTCGAAGTCGGCTTTGATTATCCCGGTAAAAACCGGCGGGAAATTCGGGGGGCTTTTTTACCTCGGTAGTTCGGTCGCAATAGAAGAGGGGCAGAAGACCGCCGTTTTAGAAAAGCTTGCCGCGGTTCTGCTCGGGGCGGAAAATGTTTTGTCCTATCTTGAAATCCGCCGGGCGGTAATGGCCTTGTCCCTCTCCCAGTCGGAGGAAATAAAAAAAGAGCGGCTGGCGGCGATCATCGAGACCGCCATTGCCGTCAGCCACGAGGTGAACAACCCGCTCACGGCGGTCATCGGGAACGCCCAGTTGGTCCGCCTGCGTACAAAAGACCTGCCCCCGGACGTGGAGGAAAAGCTGAAAATCATCGAGGAAGCGGCCGGGCGCATTCAAGAAGTGACCGCCGCCTTGATGCGCATCACGGAGCCGGCCACCCTCGAATACACTCCCGGCGTAAAAATGCTGGATATCTTCGGCTCCGGCCAAAAAGAGCCGAAAGAATAG
- a CDS encoding SDR family oxidoreductase, producing the protein MQTETQARASGIGARFTDKVVLITGGTRGIGRAVALKMAAEGAKLALGFFKSRQKAKETELEVKALGAECVMVRGNLANPESIQKMFGEVQEAYGRLDVFVANAAMAMFGPTLEMSLEDWKLTLDANITSFYLCSREAAKMMTGPKGRIIALTSYGSRRYIPGYAAMGVNKAAIEAMVRYLAVDLAPKGILVNAVNGGPVDTDSLRIIPGNEQIVAESVKRTPAGRIGQPEDLANVVAFLASEEADWIVGQTIIADGGVSLY; encoded by the coding sequence ATGCAAACCGAAACACAGGCAAGGGCCTCCGGCATTGGGGCGCGCTTTACCGACAAAGTTGTTTTAATCACCGGCGGGACGCGGGGCATCGGCCGGGCGGTGGCTTTGAAAATGGCGGCGGAAGGGGCCAAGCTGGCGCTCGGCTTTTTCAAAAGCCGCCAGAAGGCCAAGGAAACCGAATTGGAAGTGAAGGCGCTCGGCGCGGAGTGTGTGATGGTGCGGGGCAATCTGGCCAATCCGGAATCGATTCAAAAGATGTTCGGCGAGGTGCAGGAAGCGTACGGACGGCTGGATGTGTTTGTCGCCAACGCCGCGATGGCGATGTTCGGCCCCACGCTCGAAATGTCGCTCGAGGACTGGAAGCTGACTTTAGACGCCAACATCACCTCGTTTTATCTCTGCTCCAGGGAGGCGGCCAAGATGATGACCGGGCCGAAGGGGAGAATCATCGCGCTCACTTCCTACGGCTCGCGGCGCTACATTCCCGGATATGCGGCAATGGGAGTGAACAAAGCGGCCATCGAGGCGATGGTGCGCTATCTTGCGGTCGATTTGGCCCCCAAGGGAATTCTGGTGAACGCCGTAAACGGCGGGCCGGTGGATACTGATTCTTTGCGCATCATTCCCGGCAACGAACAGATAGTCGCCGAATCGGTCAAACGCACCCCTGCGGGGCGGATCGGCCAGCCGGAGGATTTGGCCAACGTGGTGGCCTTTCTCGCCTCCGAAGAAGCGGACTGGATCGTCGGCCAGACCATCATCGCCGACGGCGGCGTTTCGTTATATTAA
- a CDS encoding DUF5661 family protein encodes MSAKKQFTAEQARQIGEMLGIDWKRFDVEQFRMGLDVELEHGLVDPSTNVTGDDPILTGKIALAHLNEFADYYTRLYKMEREAEGK; translated from the coding sequence GTGTCAGCCAAAAAACAGTTCACCGCCGAGCAGGCCCGCCAAATCGGCGAAATGCTGGGCATTGATTGGAAGCGCTTTGACGTGGAGCAGTTCCGGATGGGGCTGGACGTGGAACTGGAACACGGCCTTGTCGACCCCTCCACAAACGTAACCGGCGACGACCCCATTTTGACCGGCAAAATTGCGCTCGCCCATCTGAACGAGTTTGCCGATTACTACACCCGCCTTTATAAAATGGAGCGGGAAGCGGAAGGGAAATAA